Proteins encoded within one genomic window of Glycine soja cultivar W05 chromosome 1, ASM419377v2, whole genome shotgun sequence:
- the LOC114419710 gene encoding 26S proteasome non-ATPase regulatory subunit 4 homolog isoform X3 — protein sequence MMLDAVVDCRVKFARPRLKVVHSNFMMPCFGFLKGDKALSFWSFLKVEHHSGVELFNSSLTWLDIGGEMNLAAGIQVAQLALKHRQNKKQQQRIIVFAGSPVKHEKKMLEMIGRKLKKNSVALDIVNFGEEDEGKTEKLEALLAAVNNNDTSHIVHVPSGPNALSDVLISTPIFTGDGEGGSGFAAAAAAAAAGGVSGFEFGVDPNLDPELALALRVSMEEERARQEAAAKKAAEDAAKQEKGGEQQASAQDATMTERASAAMSEAENKTSDLMDDENALLQQALAMSMDDPAISHDVKDTDMSEASASDPDLALALQLSIADSTKDQGSQSDMSKLLADQSFVSSILASLPGVDPNDPSVKDLLASMQNQSEPQQKNDDKPSNEEEKK from the exons ATGATGTTGGATGCAGTTGTAGACTGTAGAGTCAAGTTTGCAAGGCCGAggttgaaggttgtacattcaaaTTTCATGATGCCATGTTTTGGGTTTTTGAAAGGTGATAAAGCACTTTCATTTTGGTCTTTTTTGAAGGTAGAGCATCACTCTGGTGTAGAGTTATTCAATTCCTCTCTAACTT GGCTAGATATAGGTGGTGAGATGAACCTAGCTGCTGGCATTCAGGTTGCACAACTGGCTCTTAAGCATcggcaaaataaaaaacaacagcAGAGGATTATTGTCTTTGCTGGAAG CCCTGTCAAGCATGAAAAGAAGATGTTGGAGATGATAGGAAGAAAGTTGAAAAAGAATAGTGTTGCACTTGATATTGTTAATTTTGGTGAAGAAGATGAGGGGAAGACAGAGAAGCTGGAAGCACTCCTCGCAGCTGTTAACAATAATGATACCAGCCACATTGTTCATGTTCCATCTGGTCCTAATGCCCTTTCTGATGTACTTATAAG TACACCTATTTTCACTGGTGATGGGGAAGGTGGAAGTGGTTTTGCAGCTGCTGCTGCTGCCGCTGCAGCTGGTGGTGTATCAGGATTTGAGTTTGGCGTGGATCCAAACTTGGATCCAGAATTGGCTCTTGCTCTAAGAGTTTCAATGGAAGAGGAGCGAGCCAGGCAGGAAGCAGCTGCAAAAAAGGCTGCAGAGGATGCTGCAAAACAAGAGAAGGGAGGTGAGCAGCAAGCCAGCGCACAAGATGCAACAATGACTGAGCGTGCCAGTGCAGCAATGTCTGAAGCTGAGAATAAGACAAGTGATTTgatg GATGATGAGAATGCCTTACTACAGCAGGCGCTTGCAATGTCTATGGATGATCCTGCCATTAGCCATGATGTAAAAGATACAGATATGTCAGAAGCATCTGCAAGTGATCCTGACTTGGCTCTGG CACTCCAATTGTCAATAGCAGATAGTACAAAGGATCAAGGCAGCCAGTCAGACATGAGCAAATTGTTGGCCGATCAATCCTTTGTATCTTCTATCCTTGCATCG CTTCCTGGGGTTGACCCAAATGACCCTTCTGTCAAGGATTTGCTGGCTTCCATGCAAAATCAGTCTGAG CCTCAACAGAAGAATGACGACAAGCCATCAAACGAGGAGGAGAAGAAGTAA
- the LOC114419710 gene encoding 26S proteasome non-ATPase regulatory subunit 4 homolog isoform X1: MVLEATMICIDNSEWMRNGDYSPSRFQAQADAVNLICGAKTQSNPENTVGVLTMAGKGVRVLVTPTSDLGKILACMHGLDIGGEMNLAAGIQVAQLALKHRQNKKQQQRIIVFAGSPVKHEKKMLEMIGRKLKKNSVALDIVNFGEEDEGKTEKLEALLAAVNNNDTSHIVHVPSGPNALSDVLISTPIFTGDGEGGSGFAAAAAAAAAGGVSGFEFGVDPNLDPELALALRVSMEEERARQEAAAKKAAEDAAKQEKGGEQQASAQDATMTERASAAMSEAENKTSDLMDDENALLQQALAMSMDDPAISHDVKDTDMSEASASDPDLALALQLSIADSTKDQGSQSDMSKLLADQSFVSSILASLPGVDPNDPSVKDLLASMQNQSEPQQKNDDKPSNEEEKK; encoded by the exons ATGGTGCTCGAG GCGACGATGATCTGTATCGACAATTCTGAATGGATGCGTAACGGTGATTACTCTCCTTCTCGATTTCAAGCTCAAGCAGACGCTGTGAATCTCATTTGCGGTGCTAAAACGCAG TCGAATCCAGAAAATACAGTGGGAGTTCTCACAATGGCAGGGAAAGGCGTTCGTGTTTTGGTCACCCCTACCAGTGATCTGGGCAAGATCTTAGCCTGCATGCATG GGCTAGATATAGGTGGTGAGATGAACCTAGCTGCTGGCATTCAGGTTGCACAACTGGCTCTTAAGCATcggcaaaataaaaaacaacagcAGAGGATTATTGTCTTTGCTGGAAG CCCTGTCAAGCATGAAAAGAAGATGTTGGAGATGATAGGAAGAAAGTTGAAAAAGAATAGTGTTGCACTTGATATTGTTAATTTTGGTGAAGAAGATGAGGGGAAGACAGAGAAGCTGGAAGCACTCCTCGCAGCTGTTAACAATAATGATACCAGCCACATTGTTCATGTTCCATCTGGTCCTAATGCCCTTTCTGATGTACTTATAAG TACACCTATTTTCACTGGTGATGGGGAAGGTGGAAGTGGTTTTGCAGCTGCTGCTGCTGCCGCTGCAGCTGGTGGTGTATCAGGATTTGAGTTTGGCGTGGATCCAAACTTGGATCCAGAATTGGCTCTTGCTCTAAGAGTTTCAATGGAAGAGGAGCGAGCCAGGCAGGAAGCAGCTGCAAAAAAGGCTGCAGAGGATGCTGCAAAACAAGAGAAGGGAGGTGAGCAGCAAGCCAGCGCACAAGATGCAACAATGACTGAGCGTGCCAGTGCAGCAATGTCTGAAGCTGAGAATAAGACAAGTGATTTgatg GATGATGAGAATGCCTTACTACAGCAGGCGCTTGCAATGTCTATGGATGATCCTGCCATTAGCCATGATGTAAAAGATACAGATATGTCAGAAGCATCTGCAAGTGATCCTGACTTGGCTCTGG CACTCCAATTGTCAATAGCAGATAGTACAAAGGATCAAGGCAGCCAGTCAGACATGAGCAAATTGTTGGCCGATCAATCCTTTGTATCTTCTATCCTTGCATCG CTTCCTGGGGTTGACCCAAATGACCCTTCTGTCAAGGATTTGCTGGCTTCCATGCAAAATCAGTCTGAG CCTCAACAGAAGAATGACGACAAGCCATCAAACGAGGAGGAGAAGAAGTAA
- the LOC114419710 gene encoding 26S proteasome non-ATPase regulatory subunit 4 homolog isoform X2 codes for MICIDNSEWMRNGDYSPSRFQAQADAVNLICGAKTQSNPENTVGVLTMAGKGVRVLVTPTSDLGKILACMHGLDIGGEMNLAAGIQVAQLALKHRQNKKQQQRIIVFAGSPVKHEKKMLEMIGRKLKKNSVALDIVNFGEEDEGKTEKLEALLAAVNNNDTSHIVHVPSGPNALSDVLISTPIFTGDGEGGSGFAAAAAAAAAGGVSGFEFGVDPNLDPELALALRVSMEEERARQEAAAKKAAEDAAKQEKGGEQQASAQDATMTERASAAMSEAENKTSDLMDDENALLQQALAMSMDDPAISHDVKDTDMSEASASDPDLALALQLSIADSTKDQGSQSDMSKLLADQSFVSSILASLPGVDPNDPSVKDLLASMQNQSEPQQKNDDKPSNEEEKK; via the exons ATGATCTGTATCGACAATTCTGAATGGATGCGTAACGGTGATTACTCTCCTTCTCGATTTCAAGCTCAAGCAGACGCTGTGAATCTCATTTGCGGTGCTAAAACGCAG TCGAATCCAGAAAATACAGTGGGAGTTCTCACAATGGCAGGGAAAGGCGTTCGTGTTTTGGTCACCCCTACCAGTGATCTGGGCAAGATCTTAGCCTGCATGCATG GGCTAGATATAGGTGGTGAGATGAACCTAGCTGCTGGCATTCAGGTTGCACAACTGGCTCTTAAGCATcggcaaaataaaaaacaacagcAGAGGATTATTGTCTTTGCTGGAAG CCCTGTCAAGCATGAAAAGAAGATGTTGGAGATGATAGGAAGAAAGTTGAAAAAGAATAGTGTTGCACTTGATATTGTTAATTTTGGTGAAGAAGATGAGGGGAAGACAGAGAAGCTGGAAGCACTCCTCGCAGCTGTTAACAATAATGATACCAGCCACATTGTTCATGTTCCATCTGGTCCTAATGCCCTTTCTGATGTACTTATAAG TACACCTATTTTCACTGGTGATGGGGAAGGTGGAAGTGGTTTTGCAGCTGCTGCTGCTGCCGCTGCAGCTGGTGGTGTATCAGGATTTGAGTTTGGCGTGGATCCAAACTTGGATCCAGAATTGGCTCTTGCTCTAAGAGTTTCAATGGAAGAGGAGCGAGCCAGGCAGGAAGCAGCTGCAAAAAAGGCTGCAGAGGATGCTGCAAAACAAGAGAAGGGAGGTGAGCAGCAAGCCAGCGCACAAGATGCAACAATGACTGAGCGTGCCAGTGCAGCAATGTCTGAAGCTGAGAATAAGACAAGTGATTTgatg GATGATGAGAATGCCTTACTACAGCAGGCGCTTGCAATGTCTATGGATGATCCTGCCATTAGCCATGATGTAAAAGATACAGATATGTCAGAAGCATCTGCAAGTGATCCTGACTTGGCTCTGG CACTCCAATTGTCAATAGCAGATAGTACAAAGGATCAAGGCAGCCAGTCAGACATGAGCAAATTGTTGGCCGATCAATCCTTTGTATCTTCTATCCTTGCATCG CTTCCTGGGGTTGACCCAAATGACCCTTCTGTCAAGGATTTGCTGGCTTCCATGCAAAATCAGTCTGAG CCTCAACAGAAGAATGACGACAAGCCATCAAACGAGGAGGAGAAGAAGTAA
- the LOC114419710 gene encoding 26S proteasome non-ATPase regulatory subunit 4 homolog isoform X6 — protein MQVEHHSGVELFNSSLTWLDIGGEMNLAAGIQVAQLALKHRQNKKQQQRIIVFAGSPVKHEKKMLEMIGRKLKKNSVALDIVNFGEEDEGKTEKLEALLAAVNNNDTSHIVHVPSGPNALSDVLISTPIFTGDGEGGSGFAAAAAAAAAGGVSGFEFGVDPNLDPELALALRVSMEEERARQEAAAKKAAEDAAKQEKGGEQQASAQDATMTERASAAMSEAENKTSDLMDDENALLQQALAMSMDDPAISHDVKDTDMSEASASDPDLALALQLSIADSTKDQGSQSDMSKLLADQSFVSSILASLPGVDPNDPSVKDLLASMQNQSEPQQKNDDKPSNEEEKK, from the exons ATGCAG GTAGAGCATCACTCTGGTGTAGAGTTATTCAATTCCTCTCTAACTT GGCTAGATATAGGTGGTGAGATGAACCTAGCTGCTGGCATTCAGGTTGCACAACTGGCTCTTAAGCATcggcaaaataaaaaacaacagcAGAGGATTATTGTCTTTGCTGGAAG CCCTGTCAAGCATGAAAAGAAGATGTTGGAGATGATAGGAAGAAAGTTGAAAAAGAATAGTGTTGCACTTGATATTGTTAATTTTGGTGAAGAAGATGAGGGGAAGACAGAGAAGCTGGAAGCACTCCTCGCAGCTGTTAACAATAATGATACCAGCCACATTGTTCATGTTCCATCTGGTCCTAATGCCCTTTCTGATGTACTTATAAG TACACCTATTTTCACTGGTGATGGGGAAGGTGGAAGTGGTTTTGCAGCTGCTGCTGCTGCCGCTGCAGCTGGTGGTGTATCAGGATTTGAGTTTGGCGTGGATCCAAACTTGGATCCAGAATTGGCTCTTGCTCTAAGAGTTTCAATGGAAGAGGAGCGAGCCAGGCAGGAAGCAGCTGCAAAAAAGGCTGCAGAGGATGCTGCAAAACAAGAGAAGGGAGGTGAGCAGCAAGCCAGCGCACAAGATGCAACAATGACTGAGCGTGCCAGTGCAGCAATGTCTGAAGCTGAGAATAAGACAAGTGATTTgatg GATGATGAGAATGCCTTACTACAGCAGGCGCTTGCAATGTCTATGGATGATCCTGCCATTAGCCATGATGTAAAAGATACAGATATGTCAGAAGCATCTGCAAGTGATCCTGACTTGGCTCTGG CACTCCAATTGTCAATAGCAGATAGTACAAAGGATCAAGGCAGCCAGTCAGACATGAGCAAATTGTTGGCCGATCAATCCTTTGTATCTTCTATCCTTGCATCG CTTCCTGGGGTTGACCCAAATGACCCTTCTGTCAAGGATTTGCTGGCTTCCATGCAAAATCAGTCTGAG CCTCAACAGAAGAATGACGACAAGCCATCAAACGAGGAGGAGAAGAAGTAA
- the LOC114419710 gene encoding 26S proteasome non-ATPase regulatory subunit 4 homolog isoform X4, whose translation MMLDAVVDCRVKFARPRLKVVHSNFMMPCFGFLKGLDIGGEMNLAAGIQVAQLALKHRQNKKQQQRIIVFAGSPVKHEKKMLEMIGRKLKKNSVALDIVNFGEEDEGKTEKLEALLAAVNNNDTSHIVHVPSGPNALSDVLISTPIFTGDGEGGSGFAAAAAAAAAGGVSGFEFGVDPNLDPELALALRVSMEEERARQEAAAKKAAEDAAKQEKGGEQQASAQDATMTERASAAMSEAENKTSDLMDDENALLQQALAMSMDDPAISHDVKDTDMSEASASDPDLALALQLSIADSTKDQGSQSDMSKLLADQSFVSSILASLPGVDPNDPSVKDLLASMQNQSEPQQKNDDKPSNEEEKK comes from the exons ATGATGTTGGATGCAGTTGTAGACTGTAGAGTCAAGTTTGCAAGGCCGAggttgaaggttgtacattcaaaTTTCATGATGCCATGTTTTGGGTTTTTGAAAG GGCTAGATATAGGTGGTGAGATGAACCTAGCTGCTGGCATTCAGGTTGCACAACTGGCTCTTAAGCATcggcaaaataaaaaacaacagcAGAGGATTATTGTCTTTGCTGGAAG CCCTGTCAAGCATGAAAAGAAGATGTTGGAGATGATAGGAAGAAAGTTGAAAAAGAATAGTGTTGCACTTGATATTGTTAATTTTGGTGAAGAAGATGAGGGGAAGACAGAGAAGCTGGAAGCACTCCTCGCAGCTGTTAACAATAATGATACCAGCCACATTGTTCATGTTCCATCTGGTCCTAATGCCCTTTCTGATGTACTTATAAG TACACCTATTTTCACTGGTGATGGGGAAGGTGGAAGTGGTTTTGCAGCTGCTGCTGCTGCCGCTGCAGCTGGTGGTGTATCAGGATTTGAGTTTGGCGTGGATCCAAACTTGGATCCAGAATTGGCTCTTGCTCTAAGAGTTTCAATGGAAGAGGAGCGAGCCAGGCAGGAAGCAGCTGCAAAAAAGGCTGCAGAGGATGCTGCAAAACAAGAGAAGGGAGGTGAGCAGCAAGCCAGCGCACAAGATGCAACAATGACTGAGCGTGCCAGTGCAGCAATGTCTGAAGCTGAGAATAAGACAAGTGATTTgatg GATGATGAGAATGCCTTACTACAGCAGGCGCTTGCAATGTCTATGGATGATCCTGCCATTAGCCATGATGTAAAAGATACAGATATGTCAGAAGCATCTGCAAGTGATCCTGACTTGGCTCTGG CACTCCAATTGTCAATAGCAGATAGTACAAAGGATCAAGGCAGCCAGTCAGACATGAGCAAATTGTTGGCCGATCAATCCTTTGTATCTTCTATCCTTGCATCG CTTCCTGGGGTTGACCCAAATGACCCTTCTGTCAAGGATTTGCTGGCTTCCATGCAAAATCAGTCTGAG CCTCAACAGAAGAATGACGACAAGCCATCAAACGAGGAGGAGAAGAAGTAA
- the LOC114419710 gene encoding 26S proteasome non-ATPase regulatory subunit 4 homolog isoform X5 — translation MVLEATMICIDNSEWMRNGDYSPSRFQAQADAVNLICGAKTQSNPENTVGVLTMAGKGVRVLVTPTSDLGKILACMHGLDIGGEMNLAAGIQVAQLALKHRQNKKQQQRIIVFAGSPVKHEKKMLEMIGRKLKKNSVALDIVNFGEEDEGKTEKLEALLAAVNNNDTSHIVHVPSGPNALSDVLISTPIFTGDGEGGSGFAAAAAAAAAGGVSGFEFGVDPNLDPELALALRVSMEEERARQEAAAKKAAEDAAKQEKGGEQQASAQDATMTERASAAMSEAENKTSDLMDDENALLQQALAMSMDDPAISHDVKDTDMSEASASDPDLALGNGHCITVQFKCPNSHEALKRGV, via the exons ATGGTGCTCGAG GCGACGATGATCTGTATCGACAATTCTGAATGGATGCGTAACGGTGATTACTCTCCTTCTCGATTTCAAGCTCAAGCAGACGCTGTGAATCTCATTTGCGGTGCTAAAACGCAG TCGAATCCAGAAAATACAGTGGGAGTTCTCACAATGGCAGGGAAAGGCGTTCGTGTTTTGGTCACCCCTACCAGTGATCTGGGCAAGATCTTAGCCTGCATGCATG GGCTAGATATAGGTGGTGAGATGAACCTAGCTGCTGGCATTCAGGTTGCACAACTGGCTCTTAAGCATcggcaaaataaaaaacaacagcAGAGGATTATTGTCTTTGCTGGAAG CCCTGTCAAGCATGAAAAGAAGATGTTGGAGATGATAGGAAGAAAGTTGAAAAAGAATAGTGTTGCACTTGATATTGTTAATTTTGGTGAAGAAGATGAGGGGAAGACAGAGAAGCTGGAAGCACTCCTCGCAGCTGTTAACAATAATGATACCAGCCACATTGTTCATGTTCCATCTGGTCCTAATGCCCTTTCTGATGTACTTATAAG TACACCTATTTTCACTGGTGATGGGGAAGGTGGAAGTGGTTTTGCAGCTGCTGCTGCTGCCGCTGCAGCTGGTGGTGTATCAGGATTTGAGTTTGGCGTGGATCCAAACTTGGATCCAGAATTGGCTCTTGCTCTAAGAGTTTCAATGGAAGAGGAGCGAGCCAGGCAGGAAGCAGCTGCAAAAAAGGCTGCAGAGGATGCTGCAAAACAAGAGAAGGGAGGTGAGCAGCAAGCCAGCGCACAAGATGCAACAATGACTGAGCGTGCCAGTGCAGCAATGTCTGAAGCTGAGAATAAGACAAGTGATTTgatg GATGATGAGAATGCCTTACTACAGCAGGCGCTTGCAATGTCTATGGATGATCCTGCCATTAGCCATGATGTAAAAGATACAGATATGTCAGAAGCATCTGCAAGTGATCCTGACTTGGCTCTGG GCAATGGACACTGCATTACAGTACAATTTAAGTGTCCCAACTCCCATGAGGCATTGAAGCGTGGTGTCTGA